The following proteins are co-located in the Zonotrichia albicollis isolate bZonAlb1 chromosome 1, bZonAlb1.hap1, whole genome shotgun sequence genome:
- the SQLE gene encoding squalene monooxygenase: MMWTFLGIASFIYVYKKCGDLMTYANKEVLLSVLVFFSLGLVLSYRYHFRGPRQRQKQKSHLGVLSDVLSALPLVGFFWAKPTPASQQVEQPKSRKGKRQVNFSDVYLTETAPNTTLSPQYDPEIIIVGSGVLGSSLATVLSRDGRKVTVIERDLKEPDRIVGELLQPGGFNALRDLGLEDTVEGIDSQIVNGYIIHDLESKLEVEIPYPTSEDGRVASGRSFHHGQFIMGLRRAAMAEPNAKFIEGTVLQLLEEDDCVVGVQYKDKETGGTKELHAPLTVVADGLFSKFRKNLISSKVTVSSHFVGCILKDASQFKANYAELVLAKTSPVLIYKISSTETRVLVDIRGEMPKNLKEYMIETIHPQLPDHLKEPFLIAVQNDRLRTMPASFLPPSAVNKKGVLLLGDAYNIRHPLTGGGMSVILNDVKIWRRLLQDIPDLYEDSDVLKAKRTFYWSRKKSHSFVVNVLAQALYELFAATDDSLHQLKKACFHYFRLGGECVAGPVGLLSVLSPKPMVLIGHFFAVALYAVYFCFKSESWITIPRAIFSSGAILYRSCSIIFPLIYSEMKYLVY, translated from the exons ATGATGTGGACCTTTCTGGGTATCGCCTCCTTCATTTACGTGTATAAAAAGTGTGGGGACCTCATGACTTACGCTAACAAGGAGGTGCTGCTCTCCGTGCTGGTGTTTTTTTCGCTCGGCTTGGTGCTGTCCTACAGGTACCACTTCAGGgggccccggcagcggcagaaGCAGAAGTCGCACCTGGGGGTGCTCTCTGATGTGCTTTCAGCATTGCCGCTGGTTGGCTTCTTCTGGGCCAAACCCACCCCGGCGTCTCAGCAAGTTGAACAGCCCAAATCCAGAAAG GGTAAAAGACAAGTGAACTTCTCAGATGTGTATCTGACAGAGACTGCTCCAAACACAACATTGTCACCCCAATATGATCCAGAAATTATCATTGTGGGATCAGGAGTCCTTGGCTCTTCCTTGGCCACGGTGCTTTCCAGAGATGGAAGGAAGGTGACTGTGATAGAGAGGGACCTGAAAGAACCTGACAGGATAGTTGGAGAATTGCTGCAGCCTGGAGGATTCAATGCTCTTCGAGACTTGGGTCTTGAAG ATACAGTAGAAGGTATTGATTCACAAATAGTAAATGGTTACATAATTCATGATCTAGAGAGCAAATTGGAGGTTGAGATTCCTTATCCAACATCTGAAGATGGACGTGTGGCCAGTGGAAGATCTTTTCATCATGGCCAGTTTATCATGGGCCTCCGAAGGGCAGCCATGGCAGAGCCCAA TGCAAAATTCATTGAAGGGACTGTGTTACAGTTACTTGAGGAAGATGACTGTGTTGTGGGTGTTCAGTACAAGGACAAAGAAACTGGTGGCACTAAG GAACTTCATGCTCCACTTACAGTTGTAGCTGATGGACTTTTCTCCAAATTCAGGAAAAACTTGATATCCAGCAAAGTTACTGTGTCCTCCCATTTTGTTGGTTGCATTTTGAAG GATGCATCACAGTTTAAAGCTAATTATGCTGAACTTGTTTTAGCTAAAACTAGTCCAGTGCTAATCTATAAGATTTCTTCAACTGAAACTCGAGTCCTTGTTGATATTCGAGGGGAAATgccaaaaaatttaaaagagtaCATGATTGAAACCATTCATCCACAACTACCTG ATCATTTAAAGGAGCCATTCTTAATAGCAGTTCAGAATGATCGTTTAAGGACTATGCCAGCCAGCTTCTTGCCTCCCTCAGCTGTAAACAAGAAAG GTGTTCTTCTATTAGGAGATGCATATAATATAAGACACCCTCTAACTGGTGGAGGAATGAGTGTTATTTTAAATGATGTTAAAATATGGAGACGTTTGCTCCAGGATATCCCAGACCTGTATGAAGATTCTGATGTTCTTAAG gcaaaaagaacattttactggtcaagaaaaaaatctcattcttTTGTTGTGAATGTTCTTGCCCAGGCACTTTATGAGCTCTTTGCTGCCACAGATG ATTCCTTGCATCAGCTAAAGAAAGCCTGTTTCCATTACTTCAGACTTGGAGGAGAATGTGTTGCAGGTCCTGTTGGATTGCTCTCAGT GTTATCTCCCAAACCAATGGTACTGATTGGCCACTTCTTTGCTGTGGCCTTGTATGctgtttatttttgctttaagTCAGAGTCCTGGATCACCATACCTCGAGCAATTTTCAGCAGTGGAGCTATTCTTTACCGGAGCTGCTCTATAATATTTCCACTCATTTACTCTGAAATGAAGTATTTAGTCTATTAA